In the genome of Saccharomonospora viridis DSM 43017, one region contains:
- a CDS encoding MFS transporter — translation MSDTVHRNSRVQLRRAVLSSYLGSVIEYYDFLLYSTVSALVFNRVFFSELDPVVGTVASLGTFATGYLARPLGGVVFGHFGDRLGRKRMLVITMTMMGVVSTLIGLLPTYAQIGVWAPILLVVLRVLQGIAIGGEWGGAVLMSAEHATSRRGLWASFTNAGAPSGMVLSTVVLALVSGAVSEQQFIDWGWRIPFLLSALLLILGLFVRAKVDETPVFASARPKRSESLPLLEVLRHHPRNLLLAIGIGFGAFVVQATLTTFLLSYAVEAGFTRQTVLNVLAVSSVGAVLGIVGFSALSDRIGRRPVVIAGAIGMAVVSFILFPLIDTGSVVSLTVAVVLGQSVVHPAMYGPLAALYTEMFGTRTRYTGASLGYQVSATGAGLAPVVFASMSGGGVSSLAISALIAASCVITAVSIMATKESHRAELGERPDATDAPGEPAVQS, via the coding sequence ATGTCCGACACGGTTCACCGGAATTCCCGGGTTCAGCTACGCCGAGCCGTCCTGTCCAGCTATCTCGGCAGTGTGATCGAGTACTACGACTTCCTCCTCTACTCGACGGTCTCCGCTCTGGTGTTCAACCGCGTGTTCTTCTCCGAGCTCGATCCCGTGGTCGGCACGGTGGCTAGCCTCGGAACCTTCGCCACGGGGTATCTCGCCAGACCGTTGGGCGGAGTCGTGTTCGGTCACTTCGGTGACCGGCTCGGTCGCAAACGGATGCTGGTGATCACGATGACGATGATGGGCGTCGTCAGCACGCTCATCGGACTGCTGCCCACGTACGCGCAGATCGGCGTTTGGGCGCCCATCCTGCTGGTCGTGCTGCGCGTGCTCCAGGGCATCGCCATCGGCGGTGAGTGGGGCGGAGCGGTGCTGATGTCGGCCGAGCACGCCACCTCACGGCGTGGTTTGTGGGCGAGTTTCACGAACGCGGGTGCTCCCAGCGGCATGGTCCTGTCCACAGTGGTACTGGCACTGGTCTCCGGCGCGGTGAGCGAGCAACAGTTCATCGACTGGGGCTGGCGCATCCCCTTCCTGCTCAGCGCCCTGTTGCTGATCCTGGGGCTGTTCGTGCGGGCGAAGGTGGACGAGACACCGGTCTTCGCCAGCGCCCGACCGAAGCGGTCGGAGTCGCTGCCGTTGCTGGAGGTCCTCCGGCACCATCCCCGCAATCTGCTGCTGGCCATCGGCATCGGTTTCGGTGCCTTCGTGGTCCAGGCGACGCTGACCACGTTCCTGCTGTCCTACGCGGTGGAGGCGGGGTTCACCCGACAGACGGTGCTCAACGTGCTCGCGGTGTCCTCGGTGGGCGCGGTGCTCGGCATCGTGGGCTTTTCGGCACTGTCGGACCGAATCGGCCGCAGGCCGGTCGTGATCGCCGGTGCCATCGGGATGGCGGTGGTGTCCTTCATCCTGTTCCCCCTGATCGACACCGGCTCGGTCGTGTCGCTGACGGTGGCCGTCGTCCTCGGCCAGTCAGTGGTCCACCCGGCCATGTACGGGCCGTTGGCGGCGCTGTACACGGAGATGTTCGGCACCCGGACGCGGTACACGGGGGCCTCCCTCGGTTACCAGGTCTCCGCCACGGGAGCCGGTTTGGCGCCGGTGGTGTTCGCGAGTATGAGCGGCGGGGGAGTCTCCTCGTTGGCGATCTCCGCCCTCATCGCCGCGAGTTGCGTGATCACCGCTGTGTCCATCATGGCCACCAAGGAGAGCCATCGCGCCGAGCTGGGGGAACGACCCGATGCCACGGACGCGCCGGGAGAGCCCGCGGTGCAGAGCTGA
- a CDS encoding PaaX family transcriptional regulator C-terminal domain-containing protein: protein MTEDLFVVEPGEVDGTADIPRPQTLLLTFFGGYVLRRGVQVATASVLDVLRRLGVSEHATRSTLSRMARRGLLYRTRRGRNVYLGLTPRLREILHDGEYRIWHMGAVNTQWDGTWTLLGFSLPESWQRQRHVLRSRLLWAGFGSLQGGLWIAPSPVDTDAVLNGLEAAEHVKVFQARALPPTDVSELVRNTWDLAAVAAHYRRFLHRWSGPTLPAAQTDSLGRQLLLETEWLQTIRQDPRLPKEHLPHDWPAVRAQQLFHLLHAELDPAARATAAEVLDTIPDEVGASDPDT, encoded by the coding sequence GTGACCGAGGACCTCTTCGTAGTCGAGCCCGGTGAGGTCGACGGAACGGCCGACATACCGCGCCCACAGACACTCCTGTTGACCTTCTTCGGCGGCTATGTCCTTCGCCGCGGGGTCCAGGTGGCCACGGCGAGCGTGCTCGACGTCCTCCGTCGCCTAGGGGTCTCCGAGCATGCGACCCGCTCGACGCTCAGCCGGATGGCGCGACGCGGTCTGCTGTATCGCACCCGACGTGGACGTAACGTGTACCTGGGCCTCACGCCGCGGCTGCGCGAGATCCTGCACGACGGCGAGTACCGCATCTGGCACATGGGAGCGGTGAACACACAGTGGGACGGCACGTGGACGCTGTTGGGCTTCTCCCTACCGGAGTCCTGGCAGCGGCAACGACACGTCCTCCGCTCCCGGTTGCTGTGGGCCGGATTCGGCAGTCTGCAGGGCGGATTGTGGATAGCACCGTCTCCTGTAGACACCGATGCGGTACTCAATGGACTCGAAGCCGCGGAACACGTGAAGGTGTTCCAGGCTCGTGCGCTACCCCCGACCGACGTGTCCGAACTCGTCCGCAACACGTGGGACCTCGCCGCCGTGGCGGCACATTACCGGCGTTTCCTCCATCGCTGGAGCGGTCCCACACTGCCCGCCGCCCAGACGGACAGCCTCGGCCGACAACTGCTGTTGGAAACCGAGTGGTTGCAGACCATCCGCCAGGACCCCAGACTGCCGAAGGAACACCTCCCCCACGATTGGCCCGCGGTACGCGCACAACAGCTGTTCCACTTGCTGCACGCCGAACTCGATCCCGCCGCCAGGGCGACCGCGGCCGAGGTGCTCGACACCATCCCGGACGAGGTCGGCGCCAGCGATCCCGACACGTAG